DNA sequence from the Halococcus salsus genome:
TCTGACCTACGGGCCGCTGATACCGCCGTTGTTGCCGGCGGCCACGGGCCCGACCTGCGTCAGGAGGACCATCAGACCGAACAGCGCCGAGAGGGTTCTGGGGTGGTTCTGCAGGTACGTCCGGAGTTCGTCGGTGTCGGACATGACGTCCTACCCAAGACACGCCACCGATATGAATATTTTCGAAGATATCCTAGATCAACAATTTAGGTCTAATTCGTTGAATAGACGGCACAAAACCACTGAATCAACTCGTGGCGTAGAAAATGCATGAGGGAAAAGGGATGGCTGATAAACGACGTAAGTTGGAACGATATCGAGCGCTCAACGGACGTTCGAGCCGGCGGCTCGTGGGAGAGGCGTGGCTCGACCGTGGACGGTTTTCGAGAACGGTGTTCCGAGGGCTACGAGAGCTCTGTTTCCAGGTCGTCCCAGCAGTCGGGACACACCTGCTGGTCGACGCAGTACCGCCTGATCTGGGTTTCCTCCGCCGTGATCTGCTTCGACGACCGGGTGGTGTCCTCGACCTCGAGCACGACCCGATGACGGGGGCGGCCATCCGGAAGCGGTTCCTCACAGAGTGGACACGGCTTCATTTCATGGTGTTTCGCGTGATACGTACATAAACCTATTCACCCATCCCGAGGGATAGAGTGACGTACGGCACCGCCAAGCAGCGGTTTCGGGGACACCCACCCCAACGGTTTTGGCCCCCGGTCGACAGACCGAACCGTGAAGGGCGTCGTGCTCGCCGCCGGCGAGGGAACCCGCCTCCGACCGCTCACCGCCGCAACACCGAAGGGACTGCTCGACGTCGGCGGCAGGCCGATCCTCACCCGCTGTTTCGAGCGGCTGGTCGACCTCGGAGTGACGGAGCTGGTCGTGGTCGTCGGCTACGAGGGCGACCGGATCCGCGAGCGCTACGGCGAGGCGTTCGCCGGGGTCCCCATCAGCTACGCCGTCCAGCAGGAACGCGACGGGATGGCACACGCCCTCCTCGCCGCCGAGGACCACCTCGACGGGCCGTTCGTGCTGATGGACGGCGACGGCGTCGTCTCGTGCGACCTCCGACGGCTGGTCGAGCGCCACCGCGACCCGGCCGTGGACGGGACGGTCCTCGTCGAGGAGGTCCCCGCGAGCGCGGCGCGCGAGAAGATGGTCTGCGTCCTCGACGAGAACGACGAACTCGTCGGCTGGGAGAACAAACCCGAGGAGCCGGCCGACCCGAGCCTCGTGGCCGCGAGCGTCCAAACCGCGACACCGGCGCTCCTCGACGCCTGTCGGGCGGTCGAGCGCTCGCCGCGCGGCGAGTTCGAGATGAGCGACGCCATCGGCCACCGGATCG
Encoded proteins:
- a CDS encoding DUF7503 family protein; its protein translation is MSDTDELRTYLQNHPRTLSALFGLMVLLTQVGPVAAGNNGGISGP
- a CDS encoding sugar phosphate nucleotidyltransferase, with translation MKGVVLAAGEGTRLRPLTAATPKGLLDVGGRPILTRCFERLVDLGVTELVVVVGYEGDRIRERYGEAFAGVPISYAVQQERDGMAHALLAAEDHLDGPFVLMDGDGVVSCDLRRLVERHRDPAVDGTVLVEEVPASAAREKMVCVLDENDELVGWENKPEEPADPSLVAASVQTATPALLDACRAVERSPRGEFEMSDAIGHRIADGARIVGIRCDGWLVNVNTPADLARANELVCERD